A genome region from Mycolicibacterium litorale includes the following:
- the ftsY gene encoding signal recognition particle-docking protein FtsY yields the protein MTLDLSLAVWIAIAVIAVLLVVALVVGLVRYRRRRIRLSEADTATPIDRSGGYTASSGITFTQSSAPPQAPPARPKDRIDTSGLPAVGDDATIPRDAPKRPIADVRLPEPPVETAPPRVPAEPVAEPAPEPLVEPEPEPAPEAEPTPEAEPEPVEEIAPTHGRLDRLRGRLAKSQNALGRSMLGLLGGGDLDEESWEAVEDTLLIADLGPVVTEKVVAALRTRMASESVRTEADARAVLRDVLVGELHPEMDRSIRALPHADKPSVLLVVGVNGTGKTTTVGKLARVLVADGRRVVLGAADTFRAAAADQLQTWASRVGAEVVRGPEAADPASVAFDAVSKGIENGADVVVVDTAGRLHTKTGLMDELGKVKRVVEKRAAVDEVLLVLDATIGQNSLPQARVFAEVVKITGVVLTKLDGTAKGGIVFRVQEELGVPVKLVGLGEGPDDLAPFEPAAFVDALLG from the coding sequence GTGACCCTGGATCTCTCGCTGGCTGTGTGGATCGCAATCGCGGTCATCGCCGTTCTTCTCGTCGTTGCGCTCGTGGTTGGCCTGGTCCGCTACCGGCGCCGGCGGATCAGGCTCTCGGAAGCCGACACTGCCACACCGATCGACCGCTCCGGCGGATACACGGCCAGTTCCGGCATCACGTTCACACAATCGTCAGCACCACCGCAGGCGCCGCCGGCCCGGCCGAAGGACCGCATCGACACCAGCGGACTGCCCGCGGTCGGGGACGACGCCACGATCCCGCGCGACGCACCCAAGCGCCCGATCGCCGACGTGCGGCTCCCCGAACCGCCCGTCGAGACCGCCCCGCCGCGGGTACCCGCAGAACCGGTCGCCGAACCCGCCCCGGAGCCACTGGTCGAACCGGAGCCGGAGCCGGCGCCCGAAGCCGAGCCGACGCCCGAAGCCGAGCCGGAGCCCGTCGAGGAGATCGCGCCCACGCACGGCCGGCTGGACCGGCTGCGCGGCCGGCTGGCCAAGTCGCAGAACGCGCTCGGCCGCAGCATGCTCGGCCTGCTCGGCGGCGGCGACCTCGACGAGGAGTCGTGGGAGGCCGTCGAGGACACCCTGCTGATCGCCGATCTGGGCCCGGTCGTCACCGAGAAGGTGGTCGCCGCGCTGCGGACCCGGATGGCCAGCGAGTCGGTGCGCACCGAGGCCGACGCCCGCGCGGTGCTGCGCGACGTTCTCGTCGGCGAACTGCACCCGGAGATGGACCGGTCGATCCGGGCGCTGCCGCATGCCGACAAACCGTCGGTGCTGCTCGTCGTCGGCGTCAACGGCACCGGCAAGACCACCACCGTCGGCAAACTCGCCCGCGTCCTGGTCGCCGACGGGCGCCGCGTCGTGCTGGGCGCCGCCGACACCTTCCGCGCCGCGGCCGCCGACCAGTTGCAGACGTGGGCCTCACGGGTCGGCGCCGAGGTGGTGCGCGGGCCGGAGGCCGCCGATCCGGCGTCGGTCGCCTTCGACGCCGTCTCCAAGGGCATCGAGAACGGCGCTGACGTCGTCGTCGTCGACACCGCAGGCCGGTTGCACACCAAGACCGGTCTGATGGACGAGCTGGGCAAGGTCAAGCGGGTCGTCGAGAAGCGCGCCGCGGTCGACGAGGTGCTGCTGGTGCTCGACGCCACGATCGGCCAGAACAGCCTCCCGCAGGCGAGGGTGTTCGCCGAGGTCGTGAAGATCACCGGTGTCGTGCTCACCAAACTCGACGGGACCGCCAAGGGCGGCATCGTGTTCCGCGTGCAGGAGGAACTCGGCGTCCCGGTCAAGCTCGTCGGCCTCGGCGAGGGACCCGACGATCTCGCGCCGTTCGAACCCGCGGCGTTCGTCGACGCGCTGCTCGGCTGA
- the fni gene encoding type 2 isopentenyl-diphosphate Delta-isomerase yields the protein MQLRKRRHIDVCLHGPVEYETVTTGFEDYRLPYNALTQTSLSRLELGTEFLGKRLSAPLLIGAMTGGAELSGIINRNLATAAHRLGVGMMLGSQRIMFDNDAVARSFAVRDIAPDVLLIGNVGLAQLSEPVVPALERALDHVGADALAVHTNPLQEAMQRDGDTDFTGSIDRLRTVAATLRKPVMLKEVGHGIGATAAAELVDCPLAAVDVAGAGGTSWARVEQLVRYGEIRSPALAEWGIPTAQALLEVRRTLPGVALVASGGIRTGMDAAKALAMGADVVAVARPLLAPAIESADAVVEWLQHFIGELRVCLHGCGAADLAALRRAGVQPADS from the coding sequence ATGCAGCTCCGCAAACGCCGTCACATCGACGTCTGCCTGCACGGACCGGTGGAGTACGAGACCGTCACGACCGGTTTCGAGGACTACCGGCTGCCCTACAACGCGCTGACCCAGACCTCGCTGAGCCGGCTGGAGCTCGGTACCGAATTCCTCGGCAAGCGGCTGTCGGCTCCCCTGCTGATCGGCGCGATGACCGGCGGCGCCGAACTGTCCGGGATCATCAACCGCAACCTGGCCACCGCCGCACACCGGCTCGGCGTCGGGATGATGCTGGGCTCCCAGCGCATCATGTTCGACAACGACGCGGTGGCGCGCAGCTTCGCGGTGCGTGACATCGCCCCTGACGTGCTGCTGATCGGCAACGTGGGGCTCGCCCAACTGTCCGAACCGGTGGTTCCGGCGCTGGAGCGCGCACTCGACCACGTCGGCGCCGACGCGCTCGCCGTGCACACCAACCCGCTGCAGGAGGCGATGCAGCGCGACGGGGACACCGACTTCACCGGTTCGATCGACCGGCTGCGCACGGTCGCCGCCACCCTGCGCAAGCCCGTGATGCTCAAGGAGGTCGGCCACGGTATCGGCGCCACGGCCGCCGCGGAACTGGTGGACTGCCCGCTGGCCGCCGTCGACGTGGCGGGTGCGGGCGGCACCTCATGGGCCCGGGTCGAGCAGCTGGTCCGCTACGGCGAGATCCGCTCGCCCGCGCTGGCCGAGTGGGGTATCCCGACCGCGCAGGCCCTGCTCGAGGTGCGGCGCACCCTGCCCGGGGTGGCGCTGGTCGCCTCCGGCGGTATCCGCACCGGCATGGACGCCGCCAAGGCGCTCGCGATGGGCGCCGACGTGGTGGCCGTCGCGCGTCCCCTGCTCGCGCCCGCCATCGAATCGGCCGATGCCGTGGTGGAGTGGTTACAGCACTTCATCGGCGAACTGCGGGTGTGCCTGCACGGGTGCGGGGCCGCGGACCTGGCGGCGCTGCGACGCGCGGGTGTGCAGCCGGCCGATTCCTAG
- the smc gene encoding chromosome segregation protein SMC, with amino-acid sequence MHLKSLTLKGFKSFAAPTTLRFEPGITCVVGPNGSGKSNVVDALTWVMGEHSAKTLRGGKMEDVIFAGTSSRAPLGRAEVTVTIDNSDNALPIEYSEVSITRRMFRDGGSEYEINGSHCRLMDVQELLSDSGIGREMHVIVGQGKLSEILESRPEDRRAFIEEAAGVLKHRKRKEKAVRKLDSMQANLARLTDLTTELRRQLKPLGRQAEMARRAQTIQADLRDARLRLAADDLVSRRSEFDNTHQTETMLRREHDEITTRLETATAELDGHETAVADLTERAELAQQTWFRLSALAERVSATVRIATERTQLLDAEPEPSTGRDPDEMEAEADHMAAHEAELLEELAESRAVLEATRDELAERERVAADAERAHMAAARAEADRREGLARLAGQVDTMRTRVESIDETVARLTVGIEEAAAKAEQAQAEFETVQSRVGELDAGELGLDEHHDRTVAALRQADERVAELQTAERAAERQVASLRARIDALAVGLDRRDGAAWLQQNHGGAGLFGSIAELVKVRPGHEVAVAAVLGAAADALAAEDSGAARDAVAALKESDGGRAAIVLGDWPETPTAETPALPAGVVWAVDVVDIPARLRGAVTAMLSGVAIVADLAAALDLVADRPQLRAVTADGDLVGAGWVSGGSDRKPSTLEIASEIDKARADLEASEKQVGELAAALSGALAEQHDRQEAAEHALAALNESDAAISAIYEQLGRLGQDARAAADEWQRLIRQRDELEAGRTRTVEELTELETRLHNAQQAPMFEVEPVDRQASVAAAEAARAAEVEARLSVRTAEERANAVRGRADSLRRAAAAEREARMRAQRAKQAREHAAAVAGAVAESGRQVAARLSAVVAAASRSRDALAAERQQRAAALSKAREEVNELGARLTTLTDALHRDEVAKAQAALRIEQLEANVLEQFGMAPADLIAEYGPHIALPPTELEMAEYEQAKERGEQVTAPAPMPFDRPTQERRAKRAERELAELGRVNPLALEEFAALEERYNFLSTQLEDVKAARKDLLDVIADVDDRILQVFSEAYADVEREFTQVFETLFPGGEGRLLLTNPDDMLTTGIEVEARPPGKKIKRLSLLSGGEKSLTAVAMLVAIFRARPSPFYVMDEVEAALDDVNLRRLISLFEQLRERSQLIVITHQKPTMEVADALYGVTMQGDGITQVISQRMRGQELVSTQA; translated from the coding sequence ATGCATCTGAAGAGTCTGACGCTCAAGGGCTTCAAGTCCTTCGCGGCGCCGACGACTCTGCGGTTCGAACCGGGGATCACCTGTGTGGTCGGCCCCAACGGGTCGGGTAAGTCCAACGTGGTCGATGCGCTGACCTGGGTGATGGGCGAGCACAGCGCCAAGACGCTACGCGGCGGCAAGATGGAGGACGTCATCTTCGCCGGCACGTCGTCGCGCGCCCCGCTGGGCCGTGCCGAGGTCACGGTCACCATCGACAACTCCGACAACGCCCTGCCGATCGAGTACTCCGAGGTGTCGATCACCCGCCGGATGTTCCGCGACGGCGGCAGCGAGTACGAGATCAACGGCAGCCACTGCCGCCTGATGGACGTCCAGGAACTGCTCAGCGATTCGGGCATCGGCCGCGAGATGCACGTCATCGTCGGGCAGGGCAAGCTCTCGGAGATCCTCGAATCGCGTCCGGAGGACCGCCGCGCCTTCATCGAGGAGGCCGCCGGGGTGCTCAAGCACCGCAAACGCAAAGAGAAAGCGGTCCGCAAACTCGACTCGATGCAGGCCAACCTGGCCCGGCTGACCGATTTGACCACCGAACTGCGCCGTCAGCTCAAACCGCTCGGCCGACAGGCGGAGATGGCGCGGCGGGCGCAGACCATCCAGGCCGATCTGCGCGACGCCCGGCTGCGGTTGGCGGCCGACGACCTGGTGAGCCGGCGCTCGGAGTTCGACAACACCCACCAGACCGAGACCATGCTGCGCCGCGAGCACGACGAGATCACCACCCGGCTCGAGACCGCCACCGCCGAACTCGACGGGCACGAGACCGCGGTCGCGGACCTCACCGAACGTGCCGAACTCGCGCAGCAGACCTGGTTCCGGCTCTCCGCACTGGCCGAACGGGTCAGCGCCACGGTGCGGATCGCCACCGAACGCACCCAGCTGCTCGACGCCGAACCGGAGCCGTCGACCGGCCGCGACCCCGACGAGATGGAGGCCGAGGCCGACCACATGGCCGCGCACGAGGCCGAACTGCTCGAGGAGCTGGCCGAGTCGCGCGCGGTGTTGGAGGCGACCCGCGACGAACTGGCCGAGCGTGAGCGCGTCGCCGCGGACGCCGAGCGCGCGCACATGGCCGCCGCCCGCGCCGAGGCGGACCGGCGTGAGGGTCTGGCCCGGTTGGCCGGTCAGGTCGACACCATGCGCACCCGGGTGGAGTCGATCGACGAGACCGTGGCGCGGCTGACGGTCGGCATCGAGGAGGCCGCCGCCAAGGCCGAACAGGCCCAGGCGGAGTTCGAGACCGTGCAGTCGCGCGTCGGGGAACTCGACGCCGGGGAGCTCGGGCTGGACGAACACCACGACCGCACGGTGGCGGCGTTGCGCCAGGCCGACGAGCGGGTGGCCGAACTGCAGACCGCCGAACGCGCCGCCGAACGCCAGGTGGCCTCGCTGCGGGCGCGCATCGACGCGCTCGCGGTCGGCCTCGACCGCCGCGACGGCGCGGCCTGGTTGCAGCAGAACCACGGCGGCGCAGGGCTTTTCGGCTCGATCGCGGAACTGGTCAAGGTGCGCCCGGGCCACGAGGTGGCGGTGGCGGCGGTGCTCGGTGCGGCGGCCGACGCGCTGGCGGCGGAGGACTCGGGTGCGGCGCGCGACGCGGTCGCCGCGCTGAAGGAATCCGACGGTGGCCGGGCCGCGATCGTGCTGGGCGACTGGCCGGAGACGCCGACCGCGGAGACGCCCGCACTGCCCGCCGGCGTGGTGTGGGCCGTCGACGTCGTCGACATCCCGGCGCGGCTGCGCGGCGCCGTCACCGCGATGCTCTCGGGCGTCGCGATCGTCGCCGACCTGGCGGCCGCCCTGGATCTGGTGGCCGACCGGCCGCAGTTGCGGGCGGTCACCGCGGACGGCGACCTCGTGGGTGCGGGTTGGGTCAGCGGCGGGTCCGATCGCAAACCCAGCACACTGGAGATCGCCTCGGAGATCGACAAGGCACGCGCGGACCTCGAGGCGTCGGAGAAGCAGGTCGGCGAATTGGCCGCCGCGCTGTCGGGTGCGCTGGCCGAACAGCACGACCGCCAGGAAGCGGCCGAACACGCGCTGGCCGCGCTCAACGAATCCGACGCCGCGATCTCGGCGATCTACGAGCAGCTCGGCCGGCTCGGGCAGGACGCCCGCGCCGCGGCCGACGAATGGCAGCGGCTGATCCGGCAGCGCGACGAACTCGAGGCCGGCCGCACCCGGACCGTCGAGGAACTCACCGAACTCGAGACCCGGTTGCACAACGCCCAGCAGGCCCCGATGTTCGAGGTCGAACCCGTCGACCGGCAGGCCTCGGTGGCCGCCGCCGAAGCCGCCCGCGCCGCCGAGGTGGAGGCGCGGTTGTCCGTGCGCACCGCCGAGGAGCGCGCGAATGCCGTTCGCGGACGGGCGGATTCGCTGCGCCGCGCGGCGGCGGCCGAACGGGAGGCGCGGATGCGCGCCCAGCGTGCCAAACAGGCGCGCGAACATGCCGCCGCGGTCGCCGGCGCGGTCGCGGAGTCGGGCAGGCAGGTCGCGGCGCGGTTGAGCGCGGTGGTCGCCGCGGCGTCGCGCAGCCGCGACGCGCTGGCCGCCGAACGCCAGCAGCGGGCCGCGGCGCTGAGCAAGGCGCGCGAGGAGGTCAACGAACTCGGCGCGCGCCTCACCACGCTGACCGATGCGCTGCACCGCGACGAGGTGGCCAAGGCGCAGGCGGCGCTGCGCATCGAACAACTCGAGGCCAACGTGCTCGAACAGTTCGGCATGGCGCCCGCCGACCTGATCGCCGAATACGGACCGCACATCGCGCTGCCGCCCACCGAACTCGAGATGGCGGAGTACGAGCAGGCCAAGGAGCGCGGCGAGCAGGTCACCGCGCCCGCCCCGATGCCGTTCGACCGGCCCACCCAGGAGCGCCGCGCCAAACGCGCCGAACGCGAACTGGCCGAGCTGGGCCGGGTCAATCCGCTGGCGCTCGAGGAGTTCGCGGCGCTCGAAGAGCGGTACAACTTCCTGTCCACCCAGCTCGAGGACGTCAAGGCCGCGCGCAAGGACCTCCTCGACGTGATCGCCGACGTCGACGACCGCATCCTTCAGGTGTTCTCCGAGGCCTACGCGGACGTCGAGCGGGAGTTCACCCAGGTCTTCGAGACCCTGTTCCCGGGCGGCGAGGGCAGGCTGCTGCTGACCAATCCCGACGACATGCTCACCACCGGCATCGAGGTGGAGGCCCGGCCGCCGGGCAAGAAGATCAAACGGCTGTCGCTGCTGTCGGGTGGGGAGAAGTCGCTGACCGCGGTGGCGATGCTGGTGGCGATCTTCCGGGCCCGCCCGTCACCGTTCTATGTGATGGACGAGGTGGAGGCCGCCCTCGACGACGTCAACCTGCGCCGGTTGATCAGCCTGTTCGAACAGCTCCGCGAGCGATCGCAGCTGATCGTCATCACCCACCAGAAGCCGACCATGGAGGTCGCCGACGCGCTCTACGGCGTCACCATGCAGGGTGACGGCATCACGCAGGTGATCTCCCAGCGGATGCGCGGCCAGGAGCTGGTCAGCACGCAGGCGTAG
- a CDS encoding acylphosphatase, which translates to MSDEPDVRLTAWVHGHVQGVGFRWWTRSRALELGLTGFAANKPDGRVQVVAQGPRAACERLLALLEGGDTPGRVDKVIADWSDAREHITGFRER; encoded by the coding sequence ATGTCGGACGAGCCTGACGTCCGGCTGACCGCCTGGGTGCACGGCCACGTCCAGGGCGTCGGTTTCCGCTGGTGGACGCGTTCGCGGGCGCTCGAACTGGGGCTGACCGGGTTCGCGGCCAACAAGCCCGACGGCCGCGTGCAGGTGGTGGCCCAGGGGCCGCGCGCCGCCTGTGAGCGGCTGCTCGCCCTGCTCGAGGGCGGCGACACGCCGGGCCGGGTCGACAAGGTCATCGCCGACTGGTCGGACGCGCGCGAGCACATCACCGGATTCCGCGAGCGCTAG
- a CDS encoding OsmC family protein: MTDLWVERTGVRRYTGRSSRGAEVLVGSEDVEGVFTPGELMKIALAACSGMSSDSPLRRRLGDDYAATIRVSGPADREQERYPLLEESLEVDLSGLSDDEVARLLTVVERAIDQVCTVGRTLKSGTKVTFETKDVGRA; this comes from the coding sequence ATGACGGATCTGTGGGTGGAGCGCACGGGTGTGCGCCGCTATACCGGGCGCAGTTCACGCGGTGCCGAGGTGCTGGTCGGATCGGAGGACGTCGAGGGGGTGTTCACCCCCGGCGAGTTGATGAAGATCGCGCTGGCCGCCTGCAGCGGGATGAGCAGCGACAGCCCGCTGCGCCGCCGGCTCGGCGACGACTACGCCGCGACGATCCGCGTCTCCGGCCCGGCCGACCGCGAGCAGGAGCGCTATCCGCTGCTCGAGGAGTCGCTGGAGGTCGACCTGTCCGGCCTCTCCGACGACGAGGTGGCCCGCCTGCTGACCGTCGTCGAGCGCGCCATCGACCAGGTGTGCACGGTCGGTCGCACGCTGAAGTCCGGGACCAAGGTCACGTTCGAGACCAAAGATGTCGGACGAGCCTGA
- the mutM gene encoding bifunctional DNA-formamidopyrimidine glycosylase/DNA-(apurinic or apyrimidinic site) lyase, producing the protein MPELPEVEVVRRGLDAHVTGKTIAAVRVHHPRAVRRHEAGPADLTARLLDARITGTGRRGKYLWLTLEDGAALVVHLGMSGQMLLGPIPKEDHLRIAALLDDGTALSFVDQRTFGGWLLADMVTVDGTDVPMPVAHLARDPLDPLFDRDAVVKVLRGKHSEIKRQLLDQTVVSGIGNIYADEALWRAKVNGARPASALTRKQLGELLDAAAEVMTEALGQGGTSFDSLYVNVNGESGYFDRSLDAYGREGEPCRRCGAIIRREKFMNRSSFYCPRCQPRPRIRRT; encoded by the coding sequence ATGCCCGAGCTACCCGAGGTCGAGGTCGTCCGGCGCGGCCTGGACGCGCACGTCACCGGCAAGACGATCGCCGCGGTGCGGGTGCACCATCCGCGCGCGGTGCGGCGCCACGAGGCCGGCCCCGCCGATCTGACGGCCCGGCTGCTGGATGCGCGCATCACCGGTACCGGACGGCGTGGCAAGTATCTGTGGCTGACGCTGGAGGACGGTGCCGCGCTGGTGGTGCACCTCGGGATGAGCGGACAGATGCTGCTCGGACCGATCCCGAAAGAAGACCACCTGCGCATCGCCGCGCTGCTCGACGACGGGACGGCGCTGAGCTTCGTCGATCAGCGGACCTTCGGCGGCTGGCTGCTCGCCGACATGGTCACCGTCGACGGCACCGACGTCCCGATGCCCGTCGCGCACCTGGCGCGCGATCCGCTCGACCCGCTGTTCGACCGCGATGCGGTCGTTAAAGTGTTGCGCGGCAAGCATTCTGAGATCAAACGCCAGCTGCTCGACCAGACGGTGGTATCCGGCATCGGCAACATCTACGCCGACGAGGCGTTGTGGCGGGCCAAGGTCAACGGCGCCCGGCCCGCGTCGGCGCTGACCCGCAAGCAGCTCGGGGAGCTGCTCGACGCGGCGGCCGAGGTGATGACCGAGGCACTCGGGCAGGGCGGCACGTCGTTCGACTCGCTCTATGTCAACGTCAACGGAGAGTCCGGTTACTTCGACCGGTCGCTGGACGCCTACGGCCGCGAGGGTGAGCCGTGCCGGCGGTGCGGAGCGATCATCCGCCGCGAGAAGTTCATGAACCGCTCGTCGTTCTACTGTCCGCGCTGTCAGCCCCGCCCGCGGATTCGCCGCACCTGA
- the rnc gene encoding ribonuclease III gives MTVDRSPLLAALGVDLPDDLLTMALTHRSYSYEHGGLPTNERLEFLGDAVLGLTITEELYHRHPDRSEGDLAKLRASIVNTQALADVGRKLSDDGLGAYLLLGKGEENSGGADKSSILADGVESLLGAIYVEYGLTVAREVILRLFAGLLDTAPTLGAGLDWKSSLQELTAARGLGAPSYVVSSTGPDHDKEFTASVLVTDIEYGRGVGRTKKEAELKAAAAAWTALDSTALDKS, from the coding sequence GTGACGGTGGACCGTTCGCCGCTGCTGGCGGCGCTCGGCGTCGACCTGCCCGACGATCTGCTCACCATGGCGCTCACCCACCGCAGCTACTCGTACGAGCACGGCGGCCTGCCCACCAACGAACGCCTCGAATTCCTCGGCGACGCAGTGCTCGGCCTGACCATCACCGAGGAGCTCTACCACCGCCACCCCGACCGGTCCGAGGGGGACCTCGCCAAACTGCGGGCCAGCATCGTCAACACCCAGGCGCTCGCCGACGTCGGCCGCAAACTGTCCGACGACGGTCTCGGCGCGTATCTGCTGCTGGGCAAGGGCGAGGAGAACTCCGGCGGCGCCGACAAGTCGAGCATCCTCGCCGACGGCGTCGAATCCCTGCTCGGCGCCATCTATGTCGAGTACGGGCTGACCGTCGCGCGTGAGGTGATCCTGCGGTTGTTCGCTGGTCTGCTCGACACCGCACCCACCCTGGGCGCCGGTCTGGACTGGAAGAGCAGCCTGCAGGAACTCACCGCCGCCCGCGGGCTGGGCGCCCCGTCGTACGTGGTGTCCTCGACGGGCCCGGACCACGACAAGGAGTTCACCGCGTCGGTGCTCGTCACCGACATCGAATACGGCAGGGGTGTCGGTCGCACCAAGAAGGAGGCCGAACTCAAGGCCGCCGCGGCCGCGTGGACGGCGCTGGACAGTACGGCGCTGGACAAGTCGTAG
- a CDS encoding YceD family protein, producing MATHRAARSPLVLDISRLGRRPGSMMTFQETVPAPSRIGLDLIGIAQGDPLTLDLLVQAVSEGVLVTGTVSGPTTGECARCLTPLTGEVEIELTELFAYPDSTTDATTEEDEVGRVGAIGVPDTVDLEQPIIDAVGLALPFAPLCRPDCAGLCAECGIALNTAEPGHHHETIDPRWAKLSGLLERDDK from the coding sequence ATGGCGACGCACAGGGCAGCACGATCGCCGCTCGTGCTCGATATCTCCCGACTGGGCCGGCGACCAGGCTCGATGATGACGTTCCAGGAGACCGTGCCCGCCCCGTCGCGGATCGGGCTGGACCTGATCGGCATCGCCCAGGGTGACCCGTTGACGCTCGACCTGCTCGTGCAGGCGGTGTCCGAGGGCGTGCTGGTCACCGGCACGGTCAGCGGGCCCACGACCGGTGAGTGCGCCAGATGTCTTACGCCGCTGACCGGTGAGGTCGAGATCGAGCTGACCGAGCTGTTCGCCTATCCCGACAGCACCACCGACGCGACCACCGAGGAGGACGAGGTGGGTCGCGTCGGTGCCATCGGCGTGCCGGACACCGTCGACCTCGAGCAACCGATCATCGACGCGGTCGGCTTGGCGTTGCCGTTCGCGCCGCTGTGCCGGCCGGACTGCGCGGGGCTGTGCGCCGAATGCGGGATCGCGCTGAACACCGCCGAACCGGGCCACCACCACGAGACGATCGACCCGCGCTGGGCCAAGCTCAGCGGCCTGCTGGAACGAGACGACAAGTGA
- the sepIVA gene encoding cell division protein SepIVA, with protein MYRVFEALDELGAIVEEARGVPMTAGCVVPRGDVLELIDDIKDAIPGELDDAQDVLDARDSMLRDAKEHSESMVTNARAEAESMVNHARAEADRLLADAKAQADRMVGEARQHSERMVGEAREEASRVMATAKREYDASTGRAKSEADRLIESGNLAYEKAVQEGIKEQQRLVSQTEIVSTATAEATRLIDTAHAEADRLRGECDIYVDSKLAEFEDFLNGTLRSVGRGRHQLRTAAGTHDYAAR; from the coding sequence GTGTACCGAGTTTTTGAAGCGCTCGACGAACTGGGCGCGATCGTCGAAGAAGCCCGCGGCGTGCCGATGACGGCAGGCTGTGTCGTCCCTCGCGGCGACGTCCTCGAGCTGATCGACGACATCAAGGACGCCATTCCCGGCGAACTCGACGACGCCCAGGACGTCCTCGACGCCCGCGACTCCATGCTGCGGGACGCCAAGGAGCACTCGGAGTCGATGGTGACGAATGCGCGCGCCGAAGCCGAGTCGATGGTCAATCACGCCCGCGCCGAGGCGGACCGGCTGCTGGCCGACGCCAAGGCCCAGGCCGACCGGATGGTGGGCGAGGCGCGTCAGCACAGCGAGCGCATGGTCGGCGAGGCGCGCGAGGAGGCCTCGCGGGTCATGGCGACCGCCAAGCGCGAATACGACGCCAGCACCGGCCGCGCGAAGTCCGAAGCCGACCGGTTGATCGAGAGCGGCAACCTCGCCTACGAGAAGGCCGTCCAGGAAGGCATCAAGGAGCAGCAGCGCCTGGTGTCGCAGACCGAGATCGTCTCGACCGCGACCGCCGAGGCCACCCGGCTCATCGACACCGCCCACGCCGAGGCCGACCGGTTGCGCGGTGAATGCGACATCTACGTCGACAGCAAACTCGCCGAATTCGAGGACTTCCTCAACGGCACACTTCGTTCGGTGGGCCGCGGTCGCCACCAGCTGCGCACCGCGGCCGGCACGCACGACTACGCGGCCCGCTGA
- a CDS encoding hemerythrin domain-containing protein: MVETFVQSTDDVVRFLKDQHNLIKDMFEEVFSASSEEAREKAFTELRQLLAVHETAEEMVVHPRARQEIEAGDEIVDARLAEEHDAKEQLSKLEGMDFGSPQFLEELASFRDAVVDHAEREEHEEFDKLQRELDADDLKRLASAVRAAEAIAPTRPHPGVESAKLNFAVGPFASMIDRARDVIGAALR, from the coding sequence ATGGTTGAAACGTTCGTTCAGTCGACCGACGACGTCGTCCGGTTCCTCAAAGACCAGCACAACCTGATCAAGGACATGTTCGAGGAGGTGTTCTCGGCGTCCTCGGAGGAGGCGCGGGAGAAGGCGTTCACCGAACTGCGCCAGCTGCTGGCGGTGCACGAGACCGCCGAGGAGATGGTGGTCCACCCGCGGGCGCGACAGGAGATCGAGGCGGGGGACGAGATCGTCGACGCCCGGCTGGCCGAGGAGCACGACGCCAAGGAGCAGCTGTCGAAGCTGGAGGGCATGGACTTCGGCTCGCCGCAGTTCCTCGAGGAGCTGGCGTCGTTCCGCGACGCCGTCGTCGACCACGCCGAGCGCGAGGAGCACGAGGAGTTCGACAAACTGCAGCGCGAGCTCGACGCGGACGATCTCAAGCGGCTCGCGTCGGCGGTGCGGGCGGCCGAGGCCATCGCCCCGACGCGTCCGCATCCCGGCGTGGAATCGGCGAAGCTCAACTTCGCGGTCGGACCGTTCGCGTCGATGATCGACCGGGCCAGGGACGTCATCGGGGCCGCACTGCGCTGA
- the coaD gene encoding pantetheine-phosphate adenylyltransferase — MSGAVCPGSFDPVTLGHVDIFERAAAQFDEVIVAVLVNPNKKGMFTAEERIEMIAESTAHLPNLRIESGQGLVVDFVRARGLTAIVKGLRSSTDFEYELQMAQMNKHVAGVDTFFVASTPQYSFVSSSLAKEVATLGGDVSALLPEAVNVRLQAKLRG; from the coding sequence ATGAGTGGCGCGGTGTGTCCTGGCTCGTTCGACCCGGTGACCCTCGGCCACGTCGACATCTTCGAGCGGGCCGCCGCGCAGTTCGACGAGGTCATCGTCGCGGTGCTGGTCAACCCGAACAAGAAGGGCATGTTCACCGCCGAGGAGCGCATCGAGATGATCGCGGAGTCGACCGCGCACCTGCCGAACCTGCGCATCGAATCGGGTCAGGGGCTGGTCGTCGACTTCGTCCGGGCGCGGGGGCTCACCGCGATCGTCAAGGGACTGCGCAGCAGCACCGACTTCGAGTACGAGCTGCAGATGGCCCAGATGAACAAGCACGTCGCCGGTGTGGACACGTTCTTCGTCGCCTCGACCCCGCAGTACTCGTTCGTCTCGTCGTCGCTGGCCAAGGAGGTCGCCACGCTCGGCGGTGACGTCTCGGCACTGCTGCCCGAGGCCGTCAACGTGCGGTTGCAGGCCAAACTGCGCGGTTGA